GTAAGCAAGACCAGCGATTTCGTTAGCACCGAATGCAGAACCACCGTTGAATCCATACCAACCAAACCATAATAATGCTGCACCTAGTGCTGTTAACATTACTGACATTGGTTTCATTGCAATTTTTGGATAACCGTTACGTTTACCTACTAGGTAAGCTAATACTAAACCAGCTAAACCACCATTCATGTGTACAACTGTACCACCTGCGAAATCTAATGCACCTGCATCAAATAATAAGGCACCGTCTCCACCCCATACCATGTGTGTAATTGGAGCATATACTACAATTGTCCAGATTGCAACAAATACGATCCATGTTGAAAACTTGATTCTCTCAATAACTGAACCAGAAGCAATAGCTACAGTAATAGCTGCAAAAGTACCTTGGAATACAACAAATACATAAGTTGGATATGTACCACTTAAGTCATTCCAGTTAATACCGCTTAAGAATGCGTTACCAAATCCACCGATAAATGTTTGAAGGCTTCCACCGTCACCGAATGCCATTGAATAACCTGCTGCTATCCATGCGATAAAAGCAACTGCAAATGCTCCTAATACCATTGCATAAGTATTAAGCACATTCTTACTTCTTGTCATACCTGCATAAAAAAGCGCCAACCCTGCCGGCGTCATTAGTAATACTAATGCAGCTGATACCATCATCCACGCTGTATCACCTGTATCTAGTGTAGGCGCATCTTCCGCTAACGCCAAAGTCGGTAATGCGAACAACATCGCTACTAGCCATTTCTTCATGTTAATCCTTTTGAATAATCTGCTCAAATTATAATATAAACTTCTCATCTAGTGTTCAACTA
Above is a window of Sulfurimonas marina DNA encoding:
- a CDS encoding ammonium transporter encodes the protein MKKWLVAMLFALPTLALAEDAPTLDTGDTAWMMVSAALVLLMTPAGLALFYAGMTRSKNVLNTYAMVLGAFAVAFIAWIAAGYSMAFGDGGSLQTFIGGFGNAFLSGINWNDLSGTYPTYVFVVFQGTFAAITVAIASGSVIERIKFSTWIVFVAIWTIVVYAPITHMVWGGDGALLFDAGALDFAGGTVVHMNGGLAGLVLAYLVGKRNGYPKIAMKPMSVMLTALGAALLWFGWYGFNGGSAFGANEIAGLAYLTTTLATAFAAMVWVGLEWMVFKKPTLLGAASGVVAGLVAITPAAGFVDVTGAFIVGGVGSVVGFFGVAVLKKKLGYDDSLDAFGIHFLAGLWGALATGLLALNDQDLLWDGPLKAAGDRMGQFMVQVESVVVVGIFTLVGTVIVYYIAAAITGGGRVDDETEQLGLDEAVHGEKVLNI